GCCGGGGCGAGGCCCGCGAGGCCGACGTGACGGTCTTCATCGAATCCTTCGCCCCGCCGCCCCGGATGGTGATCTTCGGCGCCGTCGACTTCACGGCCGCGCTGGCGCGGGTCGCCAAGCTCCTCGGCTACCACGTCACCGTCTGCGACGCGCGGGCCGCGTTCGCGACCGCGGCCCGGTTCCCGATGGCCGACGAGGTCGTCTGCGAGTGGCCCGACCGGTACCTGGCGCGCCACGGCGGCGACCTCGGGCCCCGCGACGCCGTCTGCGTGCTCACCCACGACGCCAAGTTCGACGTCCCGGCGATCGTCGCCGCCCTCGCCACCGACGTCGGCTACCTCGGGGCCATGGGCAGCCGGCGGACCCACGCCCGGCGGCTCGAACGGCTCCGCGAGGCCGGCGTCGACGACGCCGCGCTCACGCGGCTCCTCGCCCCCA
This region of Acidimicrobiia bacterium genomic DNA includes:
- a CDS encoding XdhC/CoxI family protein — translated: MTPTAEVPATPVFDALRDALRDEQPVALATVTEGAGVGAKLLVGPGRDPLGTLGTPDLDRVVARDALGALGAGTTVTRHYGRRGEAREADVTVFIESFAPPPRMVIFGAVDFTAALARVAKLLGYHVTVCDARAAFATAARFPMADEVVCEWPDRYLARHGGDLGPRDAVCVLTHDAKFDVPAIVAALATDVGYLGAMGSRRTHARRLERLREAGVDDAALTRLLAPIGLDLGARTPEETAIAVCAEIIARRTGRPAPSLRDAQGPIH